The Carassius auratus strain Wakin chromosome 27, ASM336829v1, whole genome shotgun sequence genome includes a region encoding these proteins:
- the LOC113046257 gene encoding probable G-protein coupled receptor 148, with the protein MPQSFIVNVSVDWYNKMESRHMDLFIIPTVLLTSVTMLVNPVLSLCILCFPTLRQETRYLLLANMLFADMLFLAINLAMVSCNSVGLHMPNLLCEFMMVSMVMTYSTSVLTITLMVVDTYVAVRWPLHYKEILPPSRARKIIMSLWVTAAVCPVSLLVMFEVVMGSDKQSRPVCLMLIALHTLEHKMKVGVHFYFIVAISLCTVLIVYCYIHLYFITKTSGIWRSRYSRARMTLLAHTLLLMMYFVPTLVFAVELALLKEESVDLVGVWINLVNMCILMLLPRCCTPYLYILRYHEIYETVQQVFWKKRHLSQRSAA; encoded by the coding sequence ATGCCTCAGTCTTTCATTGTTAACGTCTCAGTGGATTGGTACAACAAAATGGAGAGCAGACACATGGATCTGTTCATCATCCCTACGGTTCTCCTAACCTCTGTCACAATGCTGGTCAACCCCGTTCTGTCCCTCTGCATACTGTGTTTTCCTACGCTACGTCAAGAGACCCGCTACCTGCTCCTTGCTAACATGCTCTTCGCCGATATGCTCTTCCTCGCCATAAACCTTGCCATGGTCTCCTGCAACTCTGTGGGCCTGCACATGCCTAACCTTCTGTGTGAGTTCATGATGGTGAGCATGGTAATGACATACAGCACGTCTGTGCTCACCATCACATTGATGGTCGTCGACACATATGTGGCGGTACGTTGGCCGTTACATTACAAAGAGATTCTCCCACCATCTCGGGCCAGGAAGATAATCATGAGCTTGTGGGTAACGGCAGCAGTGTGTCCCGTCTCTTTGCTAGTGATGTTTGAGGTGGTGATGGGCAGTGACAAGCAGAGCCGTCCAGTGTGTTTGATGTTGATCGCGCTGCACACGTTAGAACACAAGATGAAGGTTGGCGTTCATTTTTACTTCATCGTTGCCATCAGCCTCTGCACTGTTCTCATTGTATACTGTTATATTCATCTCTACTTCATCACTAAAACTTCTGGGATATGGCGTAGTCGGTACTCCCGGGCGCGTATGACACTCCTGGCGCACACTCTGTTGCTCATGATGTATTTTGTACCCACGTTGGTCTTTGCCGTGGAGCTGGCTCTTTTAAAGGAAGAAAGCGTGGATCTTGTGGGAGTGTGGATTAACTTGGTGAATATGTGCATACTGATGTTGCTTCCACGCTGTTGCACTCCTTACCTGTACATCCTGCGCTATCACGAGATTTACGAGACTGTCCAGCAGGTGTTTTGGAAGAAGCGACACCTAAGTCAGAGGAGTGCAGCCTAG